In one Pangasianodon hypophthalmus isolate fPanHyp1 chromosome 22, fPanHyp1.pri, whole genome shotgun sequence genomic region, the following are encoded:
- the elovl2 gene encoding elongation of very long chain fatty acids protein 2 isoform X1 yields the protein MDFTGKNHFYAIDTWLNSAVDKLFGERDPRVRGWLLLDSCTPTLVLTFIYLLIVYLGPKYMKNKTAYSLKNVLLLYNFGVTMLSFYMLVELISATWSAGYKLKCQGLFDAGEGDIRVAKVLWWYYFSKLIEFLDTIFFVLRKKNNQITFLHVYHHASMFNIWWCVLNWIPCGQSFFGPTLNSFIHVLMYSYYSLSTIPSMHRYLWWKRYLTQAQLVQFILTITHTLSAVVFPCGFPLGCLFFQSSYMVTLVILFINFYMQNAFTVSDTDRQKPWKEDKERDSKTETQNVITFASPMV from the exons ATGGATTTCACTGGAAAG aaccatttctatGCCATTGACACATGGTTAAACTCTGCAGTGGATAAACTATTTGGAGAGAGAG ATCCGAGAGTACGAGGTTGGCTGCTATTGGACTCCTGCACACCGACTCTGGTCCTCACCTTCATCTACCTCCTGATAGTCTACTTGGGACCGAAGTACATGAAGAACAAGACGGCTTACTCTCTGAAGAATGTATTGCTGTTATACAACTTCGGTGTCACCATGCTTTCCTTCTACATGCTGGTGGAG CTTATTTCAGCAACCTGGTCGGCAGGCTACAAACTGAAATGTCAAGGGCTGTTCGATGCAGGGGAGGGTGACATCAGG GTAGCGAAAGTGTTGTGGTGGTACTACTTCTCTAAGCTAATTGAGTTTCTTGACACCATCTTCTTCGTActaagaaagaagaacaatcaGATCACCTTCTTGCATGTGTATCACCACGCTTCCATGTTTAACATCTGGTGGTGTGTTCTCAACTGGATCCCCTGTGGACAGA GTTTCTTTGGACCCACACTGAACAGCTTCATCCATGTGCTGATGTATTCATACTACAGCTTGTCCACCATTCCCTCCATGCACAGATACTTGTGGTGGAAACGCTATCTGACACAAGCCCAGCTG GTTCAGTTTATAttaactataacacacacattaagtgCAGTGGTTTTCCCCTGTGGTTTTCCTCTGGGCTGCCTGTTCTTTCAGTCCAGCTACATGGTTACACTTGTTATCTTGTTCATCAACTTTTACATGCAG AACGCTTTCACTGTATCAGACACCGACCGCCAAAAACCCTGGAAGgaggacaaagaaagagacagcAAAACTGAAACTCAAAATGTCATAACATTTGCATCCCCCATGGTGTAA
- the elovl2 gene encoding elongation of very long chain fatty acids protein 2 isoform X3: MDFTGKNHFYAIDTWLNSAVDKLFGERDPRVRGWLLLDSCTPTLVLTFIYLLIVYLGPKYMKNKTAYSLKNVLLLYNFGVTMLSFYMLVELISATWSAGYKLKCQGLFDAGEGDIRVAKVLWWYYFSKLIEFLDTIFFVLRKKNNQITFLHVYHHASMFNIWWCVLNWIPCGQSFFGPTLNSFIHVLMYSYYSLSTIPSMHRYLWWKRYLTQAQLNAFTVSDTDRQKPWKEDKERDSKTETQNVITFASPMV, translated from the exons ATGGATTTCACTGGAAAG aaccatttctatGCCATTGACACATGGTTAAACTCTGCAGTGGATAAACTATTTGGAGAGAGAG ATCCGAGAGTACGAGGTTGGCTGCTATTGGACTCCTGCACACCGACTCTGGTCCTCACCTTCATCTACCTCCTGATAGTCTACTTGGGACCGAAGTACATGAAGAACAAGACGGCTTACTCTCTGAAGAATGTATTGCTGTTATACAACTTCGGTGTCACCATGCTTTCCTTCTACATGCTGGTGGAG CTTATTTCAGCAACCTGGTCGGCAGGCTACAAACTGAAATGTCAAGGGCTGTTCGATGCAGGGGAGGGTGACATCAGG GTAGCGAAAGTGTTGTGGTGGTACTACTTCTCTAAGCTAATTGAGTTTCTTGACACCATCTTCTTCGTActaagaaagaagaacaatcaGATCACCTTCTTGCATGTGTATCACCACGCTTCCATGTTTAACATCTGGTGGTGTGTTCTCAACTGGATCCCCTGTGGACAGA GTTTCTTTGGACCCACACTGAACAGCTTCATCCATGTGCTGATGTATTCATACTACAGCTTGTCCACCATTCCCTCCATGCACAGATACTTGTGGTGGAAACGCTATCTGACACAAGCCCAGCTG AACGCTTTCACTGTATCAGACACCGACCGCCAAAAACCCTGGAAGgaggacaaagaaagagacagcAAAACTGAAACTCAAAATGTCATAACATTTGCATCCCCCATGGTGTAA
- the elovl2 gene encoding elongation of very long chain fatty acids protein 2 isoform X2, with amino-acid sequence MDFTGKNHFYAIDTWLNSAVDKLFGERDPRVRGWLLLDSCTPTLVLTFIYLLIVYLGPKYMKNKTAYSLKNVLLLYNFGVTMLSFYMLVELISATWSAGYKLKCQGLFDAGEGDIRVAKVLWWYYFSKLIEFLDTIFFVLRKKNNQITFLHVYHHASMFNIWWCVLNWIPCGQSFFGPTLNSFIHVLMYSYYSLSTIPSMHRYLWWKRYLTQAQLVQFILTITHTLSAVVFPCGFPLGCLFFQSSYMVTLVILFINFYMQTYRKKPSRDDKAREMMRNHINGISSCVNGAKHKLQ; translated from the exons ATGGATTTCACTGGAAAG aaccatttctatGCCATTGACACATGGTTAAACTCTGCAGTGGATAAACTATTTGGAGAGAGAG ATCCGAGAGTACGAGGTTGGCTGCTATTGGACTCCTGCACACCGACTCTGGTCCTCACCTTCATCTACCTCCTGATAGTCTACTTGGGACCGAAGTACATGAAGAACAAGACGGCTTACTCTCTGAAGAATGTATTGCTGTTATACAACTTCGGTGTCACCATGCTTTCCTTCTACATGCTGGTGGAG CTTATTTCAGCAACCTGGTCGGCAGGCTACAAACTGAAATGTCAAGGGCTGTTCGATGCAGGGGAGGGTGACATCAGG GTAGCGAAAGTGTTGTGGTGGTACTACTTCTCTAAGCTAATTGAGTTTCTTGACACCATCTTCTTCGTActaagaaagaagaacaatcaGATCACCTTCTTGCATGTGTATCACCACGCTTCCATGTTTAACATCTGGTGGTGTGTTCTCAACTGGATCCCCTGTGGACAGA GTTTCTTTGGACCCACACTGAACAGCTTCATCCATGTGCTGATGTATTCATACTACAGCTTGTCCACCATTCCCTCCATGCACAGATACTTGTGGTGGAAACGCTATCTGACACAAGCCCAGCTG GTTCAGTTTATAttaactataacacacacattaagtgCAGTGGTTTTCCCCTGTGGTTTTCCTCTGGGCTGCCTGTTCTTTCAGTCCAGCTACATGGTTACACTTGTTATCTTGTTCATCAACTTTTACATGCAG ACATACAGAAAAAAGCCATCCAGAGATGACAAAGCTAGAGAGATGATGAGAAACCATATAAACGGAATTTCATCCTGTGTTAATGGAGCTAAACATAAGCTGCAGTGA